From Solanum lycopersicum chromosome 4, SLM_r2.1:
aatttcttcgaGTTAGCTACTAATGTCAACTATCAAGTGAAGTGGAcagattcttttttcttttgccaCTTATTTTGCTCCTTTAGTTTTGATCTATTTTCACATTACTCTTTTTGCCAGTTATTTGATCTGTTTAGCACATTAATCTTCTTGCTACTTATTTTCTTCCTCCGTATTAATttgttttcacattttcaaaatattgtgGAGTAACTTTGATCTTTGGCAAAACCAGACACACAAATTAATCCAAATTCCCTTTCCAGTGCATAGTAACAGCATGATGAAGcacatttttttattgactCTTCTCTTTCTAGTTCAGTTTTCTGTATCAATTGCTTCCTCAAATGATACGGACCAAGAAGCTCTACTAGCTTTCCAAAATCTTATTACAAGTACGAGTCAATTTTTGGCCAATAATTGGACCAAATATACTTCTTTTTGCTCTTGGTTTGGTGTCACTTGCAGTCCAAAAAGGCAAAGGGTTGTGGCCTCGACTCTTCCTGATTTGCAACTTCAAGGCACAATTTCCCCGTCTTTGGCCAATTTGTCCTTTCTCAGCCTGCTCAATCTCCGGAACAACAAGTTCCATGGCGGCATTCCTTACGGACTTGGCCACTTGCCTCGCTTGCGAGTGATTGATTTTCAAAACAATCAGCTCCAAGAAAGTATTCCAACAAGTCTATTTCAACACCAGAGAGTTCAAATCATTTCATTGGCTTTCAATAAACTCGGTGGTGAAATGTGGAAAGGGCCATGGTATAAATCTCAGGAACAATAGCCTCACAGGCATAATCCCTCCTCCTATTGTAAATGCCACAAAGTTGCTGAACTTCAGTTTGTATGGGAATAGAGTCGGTGGGAACATTCCAAAGGAAATTGGTAATCTCAGCCAAATTGAATTTTTGTCCTTGTTCGATAACCAATTAACAGGTTCAATTCCTGCAGCACTATTTAATATCTCCTCGCTTCTTGTCGCATCTCTAGCATTCAATAGCCTTTCCGGCCCTTTCTTGCTTGATGAAGGGAACATTGTGTCAAATCTAGAGTCCTTAACAATATCTAACAACCAAATTTCTGGCAACATTCCTTCCAACATTTGCCAGCTCGCAGAGCTCAAAGCGTTGTCCATATCTTTCAACAAGATAACTGGAGAAATACCCAAAAATATTGGAATAATTCACGTGGGAAGTGCACAAATCAGTGGCCTCATTCCCACAAGTATAGGAAACATGAGCGGTCTAATGTCGCTAGCATTTGAGGATAAAAACTTGATGGGAGCCATTCCATCTGAAGTCGGTAAGCTTGAACAACTCCAAGGTCTGTATCTTTATGGCAACAAATTGCAAGGGAATATTCCAGAGGTAGTTTGTCATTACCTTATTTGGTTACATTATTTTTGCATGTTAATGAGCTCTCCAGGGTGGTCCCAAAATGTTTAGAAAATCTTACCACACTACGAGTTCTTTCATTGAGTTataacaaattttcatcaaagcTTCCCTTTGAGTCTTTGGAAGATGAGTGGCCTTCTCTATCTTTTCATGTCACAAAATTCTATACAGGGAGAAGTTCCACATGATATTGAAGACCATTGTAAAACTAGATCTTTCTGGTAACCACTTTTCCGGCATGATACCAATCCAATTGGGAGATCTCCAAAACATGGAAGTTCTTGACCTGTCAAACAATTCATTTTCAGGCTCAATTTCATTATCCTTTGCCAATTTGATAAGTCTAGAATACTTGAATTTGTCTTTCAATGCATTTGTCAAGTACTATTCCTAAGTCTTTGGAAAAGCTTTCATACCTTAAAAGCATCAATGTCTCATTTAATGATTTAGATGGTGAGATACCTAGTGGTGGTGTGTTTTCAAATTCCACTTTGCAATCATTTCTCGGGAACAAAGGTCTATGTGGAGTACACATATTGGAGATTCCTGCTTGTGCTATCACTAATCCTGGAAAACAATCAAAAGTCTAAGAATCTTGTGCTGAAAATTGTTATTCCAGTGGTTACTTCATCCTTTGTGATATTATTGATGGTGTTGTTAGCTTGGATAATAATGAAACAAAAGACGAAAGGAAATTCCAAAGACGTGGAAAAGGTACCAGATATCAGGACTTATCAATTGGTTTCTTATCATGAAATTCAATGAGCAACAAACAATTTTGATGGATCCAATTTAATTGGTACAGGAGGTTCTGGCTCTGTGTACAAAGGTACATTATCTAGTGGAACTGTGGTGGCAATAAAGGTTCTCGATTTGCAAAATGATGAAGTATGCAAGAGGTTTGATACTGAATGTGAAGTGATGAGAAATGTTAGGCACAAAAACCTTATTTCAGTGATTACTACTTGTTCTAGTGAATACATAAGAGCCTTTGTTCTGCAGTATATTCCCAATGGAAGTCTTGAGAATTGGTTGTACAGAGAAGATTGCCACTTGAACCTTCTTCAAAGAGTCAACATAATGCTTGATGTGGCTGTGGCAATTGAATATCTACACCACAGTCATTATACTCCAATAGTTCATTGCGACCTAAAGCCAGACAACGTTCTTTTGGATGAAGAAATGGTGGCACATGTTGGTGATTTTGGCATCTCTTAAATATTAGCTGTAAGTAAGTCCATGGTACATACTGAGACACTAGGCACTCTTGGTTACATTGCACCAGGTACATACGCTAGTTTCGttctttttcactaatcatTAACCCTTTATCGTATCAGAACTAAGCTCTTCCGAATTCTGGAACTAAATAGAAATCAAGTCTTTCCTTTTACAAAACAATTATTATCCTCGGACTgtaatatattattcattttcattcttctaAAGAATATGGCTTGGAAGGAGTACTGTCCATTAGTGGTGATGTTTAAAGCTATGGCATCATGATGATGAGGTATTGACAAAAAGAAGACCAACTGAAGACGAGATATTCAACGAAAATCTTGGCTTGAGGCAGTGGATAAGACGAGCATTTCCCGGGACAATTATGGAAGTCGTGGATGTCAATCTTTTTCATGAGGAAGAATCTGTCAATTTCAAAAGTGAAATATGCATAGCCTCCATGATGGAATTAGCTTTGGATTGCACAAAGGAAATGCCAGAGTCAACGATAACTATGAGAGACGTAGTCAAGAGGCTTAATAAAATCAAGAACACATTTTTGGGAACATAGACATTAGCATCTCTTAAAGTGGTGTTCTTTTTTAGTAGCAAGTTAATAGGTTGTTTTTTAATCAgttttttaaagttcaaataatGGTTCAAATGGATGAAGTTGGGGGATTAAGATGGAACAATGTTGAGATGCAGTCCGGCATCCAAACAAACACTTTTTAAATCCTAATCACCAAAAGGGGCACTCTCTAAAAACATACACCAAAACGGATAGTTGCCCATTTATGGGCATACTATAACCATCATTTTTTAACACCGCCATCCCCGTTaactcaaaattcatcaaaaatagtATTACACAAACTTTAAAGGTAGTTCACCTACAAATGAGCAAATTACAATTCTTTCTATTAACTCCTTACGTGAATCTATATCTCTTTCTTCCTCGTGAGAAGTTATATATCTCTTTCTTCAACTATAAGTATGAATTATTCACTCCACATTTTCTCGTACATCTTCTACATTTGTatactttatattttgatttttgaaatttgatagtTATGTCCCAATAATCCGGAAAGTGTATGTACTCAATTGAACCAAATGTTTGTAAATGCAAAGAGTATTGTAAATGAAAACATCAAGGACTCCGAGAAATTTTGGTAGTAAGTTTTAGAGTTTTGCGCGTTCAAaggtaaaaaaagaaagtaagttGTTCACTTCAAACGCCAATATGAAATTTGTAGAAGATAGAGATCTTTAAAGGACATTGCTAAAAGAAtcagaagaaaaacaaaatcacTTTAAGAATATGGTTAATGAAACCCAGCAGGAGAGttgtattttgaaaagaaaattgaatgaagaagagaaaaaataattgttggacgtttttgattttctatttgaTTTGGAAATATATTATAGTTGATTAGTTCAATGTTATTTTTACTTAACCTCAGTTTCTATGTAGTATGTATTAGACTTTTAAGATTATgtgtaaattaggtatatagcattttatatagtaatattCTCAAGTTATAGCATTAGAGTTTGAATTTCAgtgtataacatttaatatttcaatctatagcattttattaataaatataatgttaattataatttattaaaaagaattgttattaaaaaattaataaaaaaagggataaattaacaataatatacCTAATTAACAAACGGATAAACTAATAATGGAAAatgagatattttattaattacattaaatGTAGTTAGCACATTTTGAAACTGTACACTAGCACGTTTTAaggaattttaattaaaaattaatattagattAATATGTTTTTAGGGATATCAAAAATTTTCAGATTAGCATCATTGCCTTAAATATCTCTAGTTAGtttaaatgatattattatttttttatttaatttcttaaaaaattctaCCATATTTTAAcgattatttttagatttttttcaaattggcattttgaaatctatttgcATCATCGttacaattcattttttttccaaattttcacGATTATTTTCAGATTGGCATCAACGTAGAAGTCATTTTTTCCCAAAATTTCACGATTATTTTTAGATCTGCATATTTCAGTTCGTTTTTTTAGTAACCTGATAAATTTTGGCGTTTGAAACAATTTGATTTGATGTGATGAAGAACATTATGTCAATATTAATTGAacatgatggaaagtggaattCATCATGTtggtttttaattatgatttgtttattttaattaatttaatgttttttacaTGTAGAACAGTGTTAGATTTTTTTGATAACTGTATTATCTGAAAACagtttgtatattattttttttgaatgaaataGTCATGTTACGTATAGCTTATTTGAAGTCTGGAGTTTGTATTATTAGTGTATGAAAAGTATACGAAACGTGTATCAAATGTTTATGAaagtccttttttttaaaaaaaaaaatattctagtttctattgaaattagaatatatgtttttgtattaattttttattgaaattatattgTGTTTATTTAATTGGAGTAGTTTGTAGGACagtgaatgatatattaaatgtgtataaagtgtgtatgaattatattaactaattataaatGGTCATCTTCTTCCAATAGTTTTCCAATTTAAACTTGTGGTAAAAATTTGACTTGGGGACTTTGTCAAACTCTCCGAAATTTTCTGCAATTAATCTATTTGAAACAGATGGATCagaaacaaaatcagaaattgGTCAAGATTTTAGATCGGTTACAACGATCAACTCTTTTAAGTCAAAACGTAACTCTGTACCATTTTACATTGATAATGAACATGTCATCCCTGCCAGTTTCAAATTCAAGAAGGAAAGTATGACGCAACAATTGACATCagatttttatgttatgtaaatcataaaaaaaatccaaatgaaATTTCTTGTAAAAATTGCTAAAACTTATCTTGACCGAGGAAGGTCAACAAATTAGCAAACAAAATCATGTTGATACAGAAAGATAAATGTGTTTGAACCTTCTTCTCctataaaatttgtaaaactaaattattactttttatatactataaaattccatagaaaaaatcatatatacaattctatattaaattgaCATTCAATTTCATACGCAAATCatacaaattatatacaaaattcatacaatattaatacatattcgATGGACATTTAATTCAATTCATACAGAAATCATACAAATTATATGCCTCagttcatacacaattcatacaatattaatacatatacgattttaaaaaaaacactaatatGTGACTTTAAAACTACATACTAAACTCATTTAGTATGAATAtgtcaattcatacatcaaaatcaaaataaaatatatagttgCAATACTTATTATAATAGTCAAAATTATAGGATACACAACATTAATACATCATTCAAACACATATATTTAACAGGACAAGAATATCATTTCATACATATATGATACAAAGGTAATACATAATGCATACACTCCTGTATCGATAATGACCAATTATTTCATACACAAAATCATACAAAACTAATACATTATTATGTATAAAATCATATactgatatattcaaattatatcatatacaaaacatacaacactaaatcattcaatattcatatttaattataatataaaatattaaaaattcaactcatacataaatcatacaatttCATGTAGTATactattgacaaataaaagcaaaaattaaatacaCTAACACAACACATTGtaatccaaatttgaaataatctttttactgactttatcaatttttttgggtttatttgTAGCTTGTATCCCTgatgttttttttgaaaactttcttGTTGATCGATCACTTTCAATgcctctttgattttttttccatctTCGAATTAACTGAACTACACTTCTCTTTTCCCTTTGATTTCTGTGCTTGAGTTTGTGACAATATATTGAATGAAGGAACATGAAAGTCATCAGTCTCATCGACCaatcttttacttttacttgGGGTTTCACTACCTTTCCTAGACATTTTGTATGAACTAAATGGAGAACTGATCTGAGAGGTATGTTTGGATTTTGAGTGAACTGATCTGAGAGGGATAATGGGGAAGATGAGTGAGGCGAGATTTGGGTAAGAACAAAAAATCTTTGTGTGTTGGAAAGAGATGATGAGTGAGACAGGATTTGGGAAAGATCAAAATATCTTCGCGTGTTGGGGAGAGATGGAGTGTATTGGGGAAAGATGTTTATGTATGTATTGGTTGAGACGGGGGTGGATAGTTATTGGGCAACCGTATAATAgggaattaattaaaatcaaatccctattatttagattttattttttaaaaggtaactatataatgtaaaatttaattaataataatttattatttatattaaaagccTTAAAAggtgaaaaagagagaaaaaaatcatgttttaatttgatttaaactAGTTTGAGCATTTTAAGGAAACTGAATAATTTAAGTCCTTTTTGAATTCCTTAACATGTgctaatttgttaattatccattattaatcaaaattaattcaaatccCACAATTAGTGCTGGTTACCAATTCATACATAAacgtttttttctttttattttatctaaaaataaaaataaaaagttagttgtaaaaaataaaaataaatatttaaacatattaattagtatttaaataattacttataatttatttttaattaaatatatttttaattgatatgctataactCGATAATAATCTGctataagtaatttatttttaaaaagtaagtttataacttgatatatataACCTTAAATGTGTATAgggtgttatttttattaagattattaTAGTTGAAGAAAGAGATAGATTCACGTGTCGTTCGCCCATTTGTGGGTGAACTATCTTTAGAGtttgtttgatattattttggatGGATTTGGACTTAACTGGGATGACAGCGTTAAGAGATAATAGTTATAATTCACTCATAAATTGGCGAACGGTCCGTTTTGGTGTGTGTTTATAGAGAGTTCcccttttgatgtttatgatttaaaaGTGTCTATTTAAATGCCAAACTCGTTAAGATGGAatgttaaaaaatgaaaatttggtGCGAAGTTAGAGGGCTATCTATGTATTTGCCCTTTGTATGAAATGGAATGTACTTGTGTCTTGCTGCTCACATGGGTACTATCAAACaactcaaaatttgaaatcatcATTCTAAGTTGTAGTAGCTTTTTAAAGTACATATAATTGAAAGGATCcaatattttttcctatttgtCTTCACAAGTTATAATAGAGAGTTGGATATTATTGCCTTTTAGGAGACCTGTGTGGTAAATGTTTTGCATCAACttgttgatttttaatttattgaacttgtcacttttttttcaagtttcgGTGGATAAAGTTATAGATGTGCTAAAATGACATAGCAACTATGTCGTGAAAACTGAAATTAAACATgactttttttcaagttttggtGGATAAAATTGTGTGCTAAAATGACATAGCAGCTGTGTTGTGAAAACTGAAATTAAACATAACGTGCAAGTTGACTCAAAGATTATGATAAGAACAAAAAAGATAATGGCCAAAAACACAGTTGAGgtatattttttgtgtttcttACTTGAGGTATTAACCAATATTTATTAAAGGCATACCACATATATTGTACCCTAAacttaacttcaaattttaattttgaccttCAAATTTCATAATGCACAGACA
This genomic window contains:
- the LOC104646782 gene encoding receptor kinase-like protein Xa21, with the translated sequence MSLAFEDKNLMGAIPSEVGKLEQLQGLYLYGNKLQGNIPEGEVPHDIEDHCKTRSFCGYFILCDIIDGVVSLDNNETKDERKFQRRGKGGSGSVYKGTLSSGTVVAIKVLDLQNDEVCKRFDTECEVMRNVRHKNLISVITTCSSEYIRAFVLQYIPNGSLENWLYREDCHLNLLQRVNIMLDVAVAIEYLHHSHYTPIVHCDLKPDNVLLDEEMVAHVGDFGIS